CTTCTGTCACTCGCACCAAGTAAGTGGGGTCTGGGTAACCAAAGCTGtaaggagaaataaaaagtcaatAGCAATAGTGTCATCCAGCCAAAGACGTCAACTGACTTCATTTCCTTGTCAGGAACACACATTCTATCAGTCAGTCTTTATGGAATCCTTTTTTTGCTACCACATTTAAAATAGCTGTTCAGGATATTACAAAATCAAATCTCTAGCCATTCACCTCCAGCAAAAAACCAATACATACCAGCGTGGTCCGCCCCATATTGAGGTCTTATGGTGAATGTCATTCCAGGTGATGACGTTTTGCATGCCCGTAGTCATGGAGGTACCTATGGTGAATATAAGGCGCTGTTCAAAGGCCCGGCGCAGCAGACCCAGCACACGGTTCCCCTCAGGGCTGTCAGGGAGGTAGGCCACACGGTCTGTTCCTGGGTATCGAACACCCGGGTTGGGGTGTTCTAGCTGTTGGTAGCACAGGTGTAAAAGAAGTTAGGGTATGTTTTGTTATGGTTTTCCTCCATATCTTCAGTAGCTATCTGGCTTTTTTATCCACATATAAGGTCTGCAGTTACAAATGCTGAAGTTCCCAATTCTCCCACAGACTGTACTCCCGAGCTGTCTGACAAGTCTCATTTACAACCCaggcttttgttttctttctctctacaCATCACAAAGGTGAAAATTTACAGTATGCGTGCCTGCTGGCTAGTTACAGGAGCTACAACTTACATTTTAGAGCCTATTCAAAGTCCATCCATCAGTGTCACTCTTGGCTAAACAGATATAAGGAATTTGAATACCAGCACAGATTGGCTTTTATCTCAAATAAGGTAACAGGGCATAAACCTTGCATGATGAGTAACAGACTGATAGGGAAAGGGGCAGAGGATTTAAtcacaaagcataaaaacaaataaaaaagaaagaaagaaacacagacAACAGCTATCCAAAATAatacttaattatttttttaaatttagtttcaaTCCACAACAAAGCAAATATCAATCAACCATgactttttttagtttttagttttttttttttaacagataaaaattaaaGGACCATTGACAGCAACAATGTAGAGGTACCTGCCCCGCAGATTGTTTCATATATTTTTGAGAGACGCCCAAGTGCTAtaagaagaaatgtgtttgtgaagAAGTGAAAAGGACCAATGTTGAATTGACACAGAACCATGCTGGCACccacagagaggaggagacaaGAGGTGCAATGAGAATGTATAGTATGAGAAataatgctttttattattattattaagaggAGGTAAACCTATTATATTTGACCCCTGGACTGAAATGAAGAACATTTAATGGAGCACAACATTGGTTCTTTAAAACAAGGTCAGCAGATAGGTGCATGAAAGGCTTTTGACAATCAAGGCTGACTGGTTAGGTCTGTAAAACTACGTTACTAGGATGACTGTTACAGAACAGTTAGGTTGTGCAATTTTAAGCTTGTCTGATAAATGTTCTCGTGAGCAGCGATTGtgcaagtatttttttttttttttgtcatagtttctatttattttgtgaTAAATCCGTTTATAAAGCAGTTAATTTTATACAATCATGAATTTTAGTTGGTGGATATGTTTAGTGATTATTTCCTGGTATTGGAAAACAATACCAGTATGACATTGTAAAACCTGTTTAAAGTTCCCATTTTGAAAAGGACCAAAAACACCCTTTTCatcaaaagacttttttttaacatcatgaAGTAAGAAAGACTTTTGAGTCTATCATGTGCAGTTTAAGAACACAGGAATAATATCTTTCATCGAATgaatttctatttaaaataaaaattaaaaaaacttggAGGGTTGGATGTACAGTAAAATAGACAAGAATAATGACTAATTAGAGAAAGATGGGACAAATCTTAAGCTGACTCATAATTATTTGACAACTTTTTAACAAATAGTATTACCCCCCCGCCCCCAAAAAAAGTGAGCTACATTTCATTGTACCCTTAAATAATTTGTGAAAGTTATTCCACTAACAACATGCATTTGAACTCACTGTCTGTAATCCAGGAGGGAAGCTGTAGATGATGCAGATACACCCATAGCCCTCATGGCCAGGAAGCTCCAGATCAGGATCTTTCTCTACAATCATGGAACCATTTGCGGGCTGATTCCCAACCAGCTGGCCATACACTAGTCGACACACAGGACACGCTTTCTTAACTTTAAAGGCTTGGTCCAGACAAGAGCCACAGAATGAATGGCCACATTTCTCCAGGGTGTTCTTTTCCACTATGTCCCCCATGCAGATTGAGCAAACATTACTGTCCTCTGCTTCACTGTGGGAAGCCATGCTGGAGTCCGTGTCCTTCTTCTGGGCTGCCTCATGGAGCATGGCGCATGCCTCTTCATCAGCAGGCTTCCTGAACCTCTGCTGCTGTCTCTGGGAGCGCCGAGGTTGGGGAAGTGGAGGCTGAAGCAGGCTACCCTCCCCATTCTGTTCCAAGGCTCCCACACAAGGCAGCAGAGCCCTCTTCCTCTTGGGTCCCCCCTCCTGTTTGCTCATTTCTTTGCGGGCACAACGGCATAAGTCAATGAAGGCTTTTCGTGTCTCGCTGGAGATGGGTCCATCCATCACTCCAGCTCCAGCATTCCTTGAGCTTTCCATCGGCTGCAGCCGTACGGCACAGCAGCCCCCTCTCTCGCCTCGCCTAATGATACCAGCGCTCATCCCCTGCTTGTGCTGGAAGTCAATGAGCCAGGGACGCCCAGCTGCAGCCAGGTAATCCCACACCGCCTGAGAAACCAGCACCTCATCACTGCCCTGGCCAGCACGCACACTCATCTCATCAGAGGAAACTGCACAGAGAGGCACATAAAAGTCATCACAATTTGAACAAAGGTCTTTTAACAATCATTTGCAGTCGAATTACTTTGCATGGATGCAAATCCACTTTAATGAATTGCTACCCATGAGGATACATTAGCCCCTTTTTAGCTTTTCAATTGCATTATGGGGGATGATGCTAGCTTTTACTTGGACATGGCTccaacacaattttttttattatttatttatttatttgtcccGTCTGTGTTGGATTTAGTTTCTTATGTGATTTAACAGCTCAGATAAACTGAATTCAAAGCAGAAAGTAAATCTAGTATCTGTAAACGTGCAGCTATTTGTTGTGGCTGCAACGGGTCGAAGAAATACACAACAGGCTGAGGACAAATCAGCTGTTGAGATATTGAGACTGTAAACAAAGGAAACTAAAGCCCCTCTGAGGCGAAAAAGCATGGAAGCGCTGAcagtttcacacaaacacaaatgcgACACTTATTTCAACCAAATGGTTACCTTGTGATCCCATAAATCCCTTCAATTGCGAAAAAAGCGTCCTGTtgaacagagaaaga
This region of Melanotaenia boesemani isolate fMelBoe1 chromosome 13, fMelBoe1.pri, whole genome shotgun sequence genomic DNA includes:
- the dtx3 gene encoding probable E3 ubiquitin-protein ligase DTX3 isoform X1 — protein: MGSQVSSDEMSVRAGQGSDEVLVSQAVWDYLAAAGRPWLIDFQHKQGMSAGIIRRGERGGCCAVRLQPMESSRNAGAGVMDGPISSETRKAFIDLCRCARKEMSKQEGGPKRKRALLPCVGALEQNGEGSLLQPPLPQPRRSQRQQQRFRKPADEEACAMLHEAAQKKDTDSSMASHSEAEDSNVCSICMGDIVEKNTLEKCGHSFCGSCLDQAFKVKKACPVCRLVYGQLVGNQPANGSMIVEKDPDLELPGHEGYGCICIIYSFPPGLQTLEHPNPGVRYPGTDRVAYLPDSPEGNRVLGLLRRAFEQRLIFTIGTSMTTGMQNVITWNDIHHKTSIWGGPRCFGYPDPTYLVRVTEELREKGITAD
- the dtx3 gene encoding probable E3 ubiquitin-protein ligase DTX3 isoform X2, which translates into the protein MSVRAGQGSDEVLVSQAVWDYLAAAGRPWLIDFQHKQGMSAGIIRRGERGGCCAVRLQPMESSRNAGAGVMDGPISSETRKAFIDLCRCARKEMSKQEGGPKRKRALLPCVGALEQNGEGSLLQPPLPQPRRSQRQQQRFRKPADEEACAMLHEAAQKKDTDSSMASHSEAEDSNVCSICMGDIVEKNTLEKCGHSFCGSCLDQAFKVKKACPVCRLVYGQLVGNQPANGSMIVEKDPDLELPGHEGYGCICIIYSFPPGLQTLEHPNPGVRYPGTDRVAYLPDSPEGNRVLGLLRRAFEQRLIFTIGTSMTTGMQNVITWNDIHHKTSIWGGPRCFGYPDPTYLVRVTEELREKGITAD